A region from the Vespula pensylvanica isolate Volc-1 chromosome 9, ASM1446617v1, whole genome shotgun sequence genome encodes:
- the LOC122631750 gene encoding fez family zinc finger protein erm-like yields MQPFSTGNTMATETPTSLPPEKVSSPPPSRNLTFSIAKIMEPDKRLTEQANVAQTVQAAVVPPPSTTTATPTTTPPGILHQASHIPALTQRYSAHLESAFKKYVPTLRHQNLYPLLYYHPSPLLRAFPGSPATTPSVPQTSPPPSSVQDTSISSRLSLMTISPESQRGKKSPAPRNELNGTNKQKTFTCSECGKVFNAHYNLTRHMPVHTGARPFVCKICGKGFRQASTLCRHKIIHTAEKPHKCQTCGKAFNRSSTLNTHTRIHANYKPFICEFCGKGFHQKGNYKNHKLTHSDEKAYKCTVCNKAFHQIYNLTFHMHTHNDKKPFSCKICGKGFCRNFDLKKHMRKLHDTGLPVLAGLGTSSQSHNQQPGYASMHQPPDGRPFVSPFLLPPPNSTSYLTKML; encoded by the coding sequence ATGCAACCATTCTCGACGGGCAACACAATGGCGACGGAGACACCGACCAGTCTGCCACCGGAGAAGGTGAGCTCGCCACCACCCTCTCGGAATTTGACCTTCTCCATAGCGAAGATCATGGAACCGGACAAACGTCTGACCGAGCAAGCGAACGTAGCTCAAACGGTCCAAGCAGCGGTCGTACCGCCGCCATCGACAACGACGGCGACACCTACAACAACTCCACCTGGTATACTTCATCAAGCCTCACATATCCCGGCGCTTACTCAGCGTTATTCGGCCCATCTAGAATCGGCCTTCAAGAAATACGTGCCAACGTTGAGGCATCAAAATCTTTATCCCCTTCTCTACTATCATCCGAGTCCATTGTTAAGGGCCTTTCCAGGTTCACCAGCGACAACTCCGAGCGTTCCACAAACCTCGCCACCACCCAGTTCTGTTCAAGACACTTCTATTTCCTCGAGACTAAGTCTGATGACGATCTCGCCAGAAAGTCAACGTGGAAAGAAAAGTCCGGCACCGCGGAACGAGCTAAACGGTACGAACAAGCAAAAGACTTTCACATGTTCCGAGTGTGGTAAAGTTTTCAATGCGCATTACAATCTTACCCGGCACATGCCTGTACACACAGGAGCTCGGCCATTCGTATGCAAGATATGCGGTAAAGGATTTCGTCAAGCGAGTACTCTTTGCAGGCACAAGATCATACATACCGCTGAAAAACCGCACAAGTGTCAGACGTGCGGTAAAGCGTTTAACAGGAGTTCCACGTTGAATACTCATACCCGTATACACGCTAATTACAAGCCGTTTATATGCGAGTTCTGCGGCAAAGGATTCCATCAGAAAGGAAATTACAAGAATCACAAGTTGACGCATAGCGATGAGAAGGCATATAAATGTACCGTATGCAACAAGGCGTTCCATCAGATCTATAATCTTACTTTTCATATGCATACgcataatgataaaaaaccTTTCTCATGTAAGATATGTGGCAAGGGCTTTTGCAGGAATTTCGATTTGAAGAAACACATGAGGAAACTTCACGATACTGGTTTACCCGTACTTGCTGGACTTGGTACTTCGAGTCAAAGTCATAATCAACAACCAGGATACGCGTCGATGCATCAGCCACCCGATGGACGTCCCTTCGTCAGTCCATTCCTTCTACCACCTCCAAATTCGACCAGTTATCTCACTAAGATGTTGTGA